One Deinococcus grandis DNA window includes the following coding sequences:
- a CDS encoding rhodanese-like domain-containing protein: MTLPEGATVIDLRPEDLRAAEPLAGLTTLPVRAVSLQAIEDGAHGLTPDLGPLVVICERGVRSGLAARYLNADGLDARAYPGGVPALRGVVNGN, encoded by the coding sequence ATGACCCTGCCCGAAGGTGCCACCGTCATCGACCTGCGCCCCGAGGACCTGCGCGCCGCCGAACCCCTGGCCGGGCTGACCACGCTGCCCGTGCGGGCCGTGAGCCTCCAGGCCATCGAGGACGGCGCGCACGGCCTCACCCCGGACCTGGGGCCGCTGGTCGTGATCTGCGAGCGGGGCGTGCGCTCCGGGCTGGCCGCCCGCTACCTGAACGCCGACGGGCTGGATGCCCGGGCGTACCCCGGCGGCGTACCTGCGCTCAGAGGCGTGGTGAACGGCAACTGA
- a CDS encoding N-acetylmuramoyl-L-alanine amidase family protein, producing the protein MNSPAKDRMIRTVRTLLLGGLLLGGAHAAPRVGQHDGYTRLVFDLPAATTASSRVAGQSVTVTLGAPLKAEQGPLSASGVTAYAVAGRTVTVILAKGHASAKVSVLPAGGGQGARLVIDVPSSAAASAVPARPAAARTPAPAPVVRPAGTSVVRPRVVLDPGHGGVDPGAVSRWVKEEDVTLDVALRTRAELLKHGVDVVLTRSRDEHLSADKRRDLAARSGMANNGVVSAFVSIHVNSASPSARGIETYYFGQPLAGGNRSLAVLENGGGSVGLELTRQASGTAQKELGDILAQAKIAFSRQLAQKVQSRLIAATGAVNRGVQTDAFYVIKNPTTPAILVEVGFGSSPVEGPKLASAAYREVLAQALARAILDFLNTK; encoded by the coding sequence GTGAACAGCCCCGCGAAGGACCGCATGATCAGGACCGTGAGAACCCTCCTGCTGGGGGGCCTGCTGCTCGGCGGCGCGCACGCCGCGCCCAGGGTCGGGCAGCACGACGGGTACACCCGGCTGGTGTTCGACCTGCCCGCCGCCACGACCGCCAGCAGCCGGGTCGCCGGGCAGAGCGTGACGGTCACGCTGGGCGCCCCGCTGAAGGCCGAGCAGGGACCGCTGAGCGCGTCGGGCGTCACCGCCTACGCGGTCGCAGGCCGCACCGTGACCGTCATCCTGGCCAAAGGACACGCCAGCGCAAAGGTCAGCGTCCTGCCCGCCGGGGGTGGACAGGGGGCCCGGCTGGTGATCGACGTGCCCAGCAGCGCCGCCGCGTCCGCCGTTCCGGCCCGCCCGGCTGCCGCCCGTACCCCCGCGCCCGCCCCGGTCGTGCGGCCCGCCGGGACGTCCGTGGTGCGGCCCCGCGTGGTCCTCGACCCCGGGCACGGTGGGGTCGATCCGGGCGCCGTGAGCCGCTGGGTGAAGGAGGAGGACGTGACCCTGGACGTCGCGCTGCGCACCCGCGCGGAACTGCTGAAGCACGGCGTGGACGTCGTCCTGACCCGCAGCCGCGACGAGCACCTCAGCGCCGACAAACGCCGGGACCTCGCGGCGCGTTCCGGCATGGCGAACAACGGCGTCGTGAGCGCCTTCGTGAGCATCCACGTGAACTCCGCCAGTCCGTCCGCGCGGGGCATCGAGACCTACTACTTCGGGCAGCCGCTCGCGGGCGGGAACCGCAGCCTCGCCGTGCTGGAGAACGGGGGCGGCAGCGTCGGCCTGGAACTCACGCGGCAGGCGTCCGGCACCGCGCAGAAGGAACTGGGGGACATCCTCGCGCAGGCGAAGATCGCGTTCAGCCGCCAGTTGGCGCAGAAGGTCCAGTCGCGATTGATCGCCGCGACGGGCGCCGTGAACCGCGGCGTGCAGACCGACGCGTTCTACGTCATCAAGAACCCCACCACGCCCGCCATCCTGGTCGAGGTGGGCTTCGGGTCCAGTCCCGTCGAGGGCCCGAAGCTCGCCAGTGCCGCGTACCGCGAGGTGCTGGCGCAGGCGCTGGCCCGCGCGATCCTGGATTTCCTGAACACGAAATGA
- a CDS encoding AAA family ATPase: MRDSGEQGVIWVLSGSPGAGKSSVSRSLLGRFPFGLHLPIDDLREMVVSGIAHPALDHPPEAVRQFALARTAAAQTARLYAESGFAVVIDDVLWPADLAFMARHWEGLDVRPVRLFTTLEVAHERNRTRTNKTFDTSVLAPLIDGLYPQMPPGIYREAGWAVVDSSALTLEATVDTLLRLEWPA; encoded by the coding sequence ATGAGGGATTCAGGCGAACAGGGTGTGATCTGGGTGCTGAGCGGCAGTCCCGGCGCGGGCAAGTCCAGCGTGTCGCGCTCGCTGCTGGGCCGCTTCCCGTTCGGGTTGCACCTGCCCATCGACGACCTGCGCGAGATGGTCGTGTCGGGCATCGCGCACCCGGCGCTGGATCACCCGCCGGAGGCCGTGCGGCAGTTCGCGCTGGCCCGCACGGCGGCGGCGCAGACGGCCCGCCTGTACGCAGAATCGGGCTTTGCGGTGGTGATCGACGACGTGCTGTGGCCCGCCGATCTGGCGTTCATGGCCCGGCACTGGGAGGGGCTGGACGTGCGCCCGGTGCGGCTGTTCACGACGCTGGAGGTCGCGCACGAACGCAACCGCACCCGCACGAACAAGACGTTCGACACGTCGGTCCTCGCGCCGCTGATCGACGGGCTGTACCCGCAGATGCCCCCCGGGATCTACCGGGAGGCCGGGTGGGCGGTCGTGGACAGCAGCGCCCTGACGCTGGAGGCCACCGTGGACACCCTGCTGCGCCTGGAGTGGCCCGCGTGA
- a CDS encoding C39 family peptidase: MHLARLLVLACALSLPAQAAAPAPTPPGYVLSGMPLIRQSYNACGPASITQVLGYFGLRVDMTEVSRLTRPTERSYMTAQAIVDFAPRVGMQARLFTGGSVNTARAAIRSGLPVIALQSHITAQGQVIPHWRVLMGYNDQTRQVFIMDPLLGYVAMGYDDMNRVWADQHGQFAVLYPPNMAAKVRSVIG; this comes from the coding sequence CCTGCTGGTCCTCGCCTGCGCCCTGAGCCTCCCCGCGCAGGCCGCCGCACCTGCCCCCACGCCGCCCGGGTACGTGCTGAGCGGCATGCCGCTGATCCGGCAGTCGTACAACGCGTGCGGCCCGGCCAGCATCACGCAGGTGCTGGGGTACTTCGGGCTGCGGGTGGACATGACCGAGGTGAGTCGCCTGACCCGCCCCACCGAGCGGTCGTACATGACCGCGCAGGCCATCGTGGACTTCGCGCCGCGCGTGGGGATGCAGGCGCGACTGTTCACCGGCGGCAGCGTGAACACCGCCCGCGCCGCCATCCGCAGCGGACTGCCCGTGATCGCCCTCCAAAGCCACATCACGGCGCAGGGGCAGGTCATCCCGCACTGGCGCGTGCTGATGGGCTACAACGACCAGACCCGGCAGGTGTTCATCATGGACCCCCTGCTGGGCTACGTTGCGATGGGCTACGACGACATGAACCGTGTGTGGGCCGACCAGCACGGGCAGTTCGCGGTGCTGTACCCACCGAACATGGCCGCGAAGGTCAGAAGCGTCATCGGCTGA
- a CDS encoding rhodanese-like domain-containing protein, with protein sequence MEDVTPQEGLRRVQQGALLVDVREQNEFDEVHAEGAQLIPLSEFEARYAELPKDRELVMICRSGARSARAGEFLKAQGYDSVVNLAGGTMAWVQDGLPSVQGGN encoded by the coding sequence ATGGAAGATGTCACCCCACAGGAAGGGCTGCGCCGCGTGCAGCAGGGCGCGCTGCTCGTGGACGTCCGCGAACAGAACGAATTCGACGAGGTGCACGCCGAGGGCGCCCAGCTGATCCCCCTGAGCGAGTTCGAGGCCCGCTACGCGGAACTCCCGAAGGACCGTGAGCTGGTCATGATCTGCCGCAGCGGCGCGCGCAGCGCCCGCGCGGGCGAGTTCCTGAAGGCGCAGGGGTACGATTCGGTCGTGAACCTCGCGGGCGGCACGATGGCCTGGGTTCAGGACGGCCTGCCCAGCGTGCAGGGCGGGAACTGA
- a CDS encoding DUF1028 domain-containing protein: MTFSIVGRDARTGDLGVAVASKFLAVGALVPFVRGGVGAVATQSYVNPTFGPEGLRLLGSGLDAAAVGAHFQATDPGIAQRQFGLVGADGRSVTFTGPDCHAWAGGYAAPDVAIQGNIVAGSGVVEAMRAAWEAGSELPLPRRLLAALNAGDAAGGDRRGRQSAALLCAGPGRGYGGLTDDWVNLRADDHADPCRELARLLDLHDLLFTRPESTRPLTDEELAWLRALLITQGHATALPGGPWDADTEAAAWALFGTENLEERWVGGGQVDPVALAYLRAQYPTPVR; this comes from the coding sequence ATGACCTTTTCCATCGTGGGCCGCGACGCCCGCACGGGCGACCTGGGCGTGGCGGTCGCCAGCAAGTTCCTCGCGGTGGGTGCGCTGGTGCCCTTCGTGCGCGGTGGCGTGGGGGCCGTCGCGACGCAGAGTTACGTGAACCCCACCTTCGGCCCGGAAGGCCTGCGCCTGCTGGGCAGCGGTCTGGACGCCGCCGCCGTGGGCGCGCACTTCCAGGCGACCGACCCCGGCATCGCGCAGCGGCAGTTCGGACTGGTCGGCGCGGACGGGCGCAGCGTCACCTTCACGGGGCCGGACTGCCACGCCTGGGCCGGGGGGTACGCCGCCCCCGACGTCGCCATCCAGGGGAACATCGTGGCCGGGTCGGGCGTCGTGGAGGCCATGCGCGCCGCCTGGGAGGCCGGATCGGAACTCCCGCTGCCCCGGCGCCTGTTGGCGGCCCTGAACGCCGGGGACGCGGCGGGCGGGGACCGGCGCGGGCGGCAGTCCGCGGCCCTGCTGTGCGCCGGTCCCGGGCGCGGCTACGGCGGCCTGACGGACGACTGGGTGAACCTCCGCGCGGACGATCACGCCGACCCCTGCCGGGAACTGGCGCGCCTGCTGGACCTGCACGACCTGCTGTTCACCCGCCCCGAGAGCACCCGCCCCCTGACCGACGAGGAACTCGCTTGGCTGCGCGCCCTGCTGATCACGCAGGGGCACGCCACCGCGCTGCCCGGCGGTCCCTGGGACGCCGACACCGAGGCCGCCGCGTGGGCGCTGTTCGGCACCGAGAACCTGGAGGAACGCTGGGTGGGTGGCGGGCAGGTCGACCCGGTCGCGCTGGCGTACCTGCGCGCCCAGTACCCCACCCCCGTACGCTAG
- a CDS encoding metal-sulfur cluster assembly factor produces MTAPENAPTPAGLPSEAQVLEALKVVKDPEIPVNVVDLGLIYGVDIQASGLVDITMTLTSVGCPVQDLIRSDAELAVGRLDGVSEVNVEFVWTPPWGPDKMTEDGKRQMRMFGFNV; encoded by the coding sequence ATGACCGCGCCCGAGAACGCGCCGACCCCGGCGGGCCTGCCCAGCGAGGCGCAGGTGCTGGAGGCCCTGAAGGTCGTGAAGGACCCGGAAATCCCGGTGAACGTGGTGGACCTCGGCCTGATCTACGGCGTGGACATCCAGGCGTCCGGTCTGGTGGACATCACCATGACCCTGACGAGCGTGGGCTGCCCGGTGCAGGACCTGATCCGCAGCGACGCGGAACTCGCCGTGGGCCGCCTGGACGGCGTCAGCGAGGTGAACGTGGAGTTCGTGTGGACGCCGCCATGGGGACCGGACAAGATGACCGAGGACGGCAAGCGCCAGATGCGCATGTTCGGCTTCAACGTCTGA
- a CDS encoding PhoX family protein: MTQDTGTASFWHRLLDTKLTRRSALGSAAATAAAITLPLTISEAEAVNNGGPSTVDPRTVKPQTVAPFRAIPTGNADALTLPAGFRYQVLAPWGEVFTDAGREIGFNHDYIGFFPIDMLEGGQSSTDALLTINHEYVNALFVGGDTKNRTPGQIRAEMEAMGVSVVRVRKEGGKWAIVPDPRNRRIDALTDIELTGPARGTAAVKGATMVKGTVGNCSGGQTPWGTLLTCEENVDGYTKAWAGSGYEAMHQGWVTEIDPFDPKSTPKKRTAMGRFRHENVAVTVAADGRVVGYMGDDMQDSCVYKFVSRGKYDPKDRAANLKLLEEGDLYVANFGNGSWVLLDYDRNKKLQEAKGTDGKALFASQADVLADARASALAVGGTPVDRPEDIEIHPRTGEVYVALTNNSKHGNYFGQIIKFREDKDDWTAQTFLWEVFAVGGPQSGFASPDNLVFDPYGNLWMVTDNSDLSTNPIKGFHGNNAMFFFPTEGPNAGKAYRFAIGPVDAEMTGPVWSPDGKTLFLSIQHPGEDSESLDKLRSTFAAKAGSNVPRPTLVAIEGFPGWRA, translated from the coding sequence ATGACACAGGACACGGGGACCGCCAGCTTCTGGCACCGACTGCTGGACACCAAACTCACCCGCCGCAGCGCGCTGGGCAGCGCCGCCGCCACCGCCGCCGCGATCACCCTGCCCCTGACGATCAGCGAGGCCGAGGCCGTGAACAACGGCGGGCCCAGCACCGTGGACCCCAGGACCGTGAAACCCCAGACGGTCGCCCCGTTCCGCGCGATTCCCACCGGGAACGCCGACGCCCTGACCCTCCCCGCCGGATTCCGCTACCAGGTGCTGGCCCCCTGGGGTGAGGTCTTCACCGACGCCGGGCGCGAGATCGGCTTCAACCACGATTACATCGGCTTCTTCCCCATCGACATGCTCGAGGGCGGCCAGAGCAGCACCGACGCACTGCTGACCATCAACCACGAGTACGTGAACGCCCTGTTCGTCGGCGGCGACACCAAGAACCGCACGCCCGGGCAGATCCGGGCCGAGATGGAAGCCATGGGCGTCAGCGTGGTGCGCGTGCGCAAGGAAGGCGGCAAGTGGGCCATCGTGCCCGACCCCCGCAACCGCCGCATCGACGCGCTGACCGACATCGAACTGACCGGCCCGGCGCGCGGCACGGCCGCCGTGAAGGGCGCCACGATGGTCAAGGGCACCGTCGGCAACTGCTCGGGCGGGCAGACCCCCTGGGGCACCCTCCTGACCTGCGAGGAGAACGTGGACGGCTACACCAAGGCCTGGGCGGGCAGCGGGTACGAGGCCATGCACCAGGGCTGGGTGACCGAGATCGACCCCTTCGACCCCAAGTCCACCCCGAAGAAGCGCACCGCGATGGGCCGCTTCCGGCACGAGAACGTCGCCGTGACCGTCGCCGCCGACGGCCGCGTCGTGGGGTACATGGGCGACGACATGCAGGACTCCTGCGTGTACAAGTTCGTGTCGCGCGGCAAGTACGACCCGAAAGACCGCGCCGCGAACCTGAAACTGCTCGAAGAGGGCGACCTGTACGTCGCGAACTTCGGCAACGGCAGCTGGGTCCTGCTGGACTACGACCGCAACAAGAAACTGCAGGAAGCCAAGGGCACCGACGGCAAGGCCCTGTTCGCCAGTCAGGCGGACGTGCTCGCCGACGCCCGCGCCAGCGCCCTCGCGGTAGGTGGCACCCCGGTCGACCGCCCGGAGGACATCGAGATCCACCCCCGCACCGGCGAGGTGTACGTCGCCCTGACGAACAACAGCAAGCACGGCAACTACTTCGGGCAGATCATCAAGTTCCGCGAGGACAAGGACGACTGGACCGCGCAGACGTTCCTGTGGGAGGTCTTCGCCGTGGGCGGCCCGCAGAGCGGCTTCGCCAGCCCCGACAACCTCGTGTTCGACCCGTACGGGAACCTGTGGATGGTCACGGACAACAGCGACCTGAGCACCAACCCCATCAAGGGCTTCCACGGGAACAACGCCATGTTCTTCTTCCCCACCGAGGGACCCAACGCCGGGAAGGCGTACCGCTTCGCGATCGGCCCGGTGGACGCCGAGATGACCGGCCCCGTCTGGTCCCCCGACGGGAAGACGCTATTCCTGTCCATCCAGCACCCCGGCGAGGACAGCGAGAGCCTCGACAAGCTCCGCTCGACCTTCGCGGCGAAGGCAGGCAGCAACGTCCCGCGCCCCACGCTGGTCGCCATCGAGGGCTTCCCCGGATGGCGCGCGTGA
- a CDS encoding type 2 periplasmic-binding domain-containing protein — protein sequence MTAAGLPPVKAPWIVGRPALLEHAAADYLNELARQRPWTRARAEDLLDSLEAYLGEPAPLLAYTRLTGEAWLRTLPEQERAEAADLLSDFRAYLRDWGWLDHARPVNQPD from the coding sequence GTGACCGCCGCTGGCCTGCCCCCCGTGAAGGCCCCCTGGATCGTCGGTCGTCCCGCGCTGCTGGAACACGCCGCCGCCGACTACCTGAACGAACTGGCCCGCCAGCGCCCCTGGACCCGCGCCCGCGCCGAGGACCTGCTGGACAGCCTGGAGGCGTATCTGGGCGAACCCGCGCCGCTGCTGGCCTACACCCGCCTGACCGGCGAGGCGTGGCTGCGCACCCTGCCCGAACAGGAGCGCGCAGAGGCCGCCGACCTGCTGAGCGACTTCCGCGCGTACCTGCGCGACTGGGGCTGGCTGGACCACGCCCGCCCCGTCAACCAGCCCGACTGA
- a CDS encoding zinc metallopeptidase, with the protein MEFLGPYTPLILIILVASFVIQGALTRTYRRWSGVRNPRNLTGAQVARMMLDANGLNHVPVNAVPGSLSDHYDPMRKTVNLSEGVYGVPSVAAMAVAAHEVGHAIQDRVRMPALVARGRLAVPLSLGMNLAPLLVMAGIFLQLTGLLWLGVVLFGAALLFHVITLPVEFDASRRALAYLNQTGLSGSPEATGGARSVLTAAALTYVAGFAMALAQFLNIFSIARNSD; encoded by the coding sequence ATGGAATTCCTCGGCCCCTACACCCCCCTGATCCTGATCATCCTGGTCGCGTCCTTCGTCATCCAGGGCGCCCTGACCCGCACCTACCGACGCTGGAGTGGGGTGCGCAACCCCCGCAACCTCACCGGCGCGCAGGTCGCCCGGATGATGCTCGACGCCAACGGCCTGAACCACGTGCCCGTGAACGCCGTTCCCGGCAGCCTCAGCGACCACTACGACCCCATGCGCAAGACCGTGAACCTCAGCGAGGGCGTGTACGGCGTCCCCAGCGTCGCCGCGATGGCCGTCGCCGCGCACGAGGTCGGGCACGCCATCCAGGACCGCGTGCGCATGCCCGCCCTGGTCGCCCGCGGCCGCCTGGCCGTCCCGCTGAGCCTCGGCATGAACCTCGCGCCGCTGCTCGTCATGGCCGGGATCTTCCTGCAACTGACCGGCCTGCTGTGGCTGGGCGTGGTCCTGTTCGGCGCCGCGCTGCTGTTCCACGTGATCACCCTTCCCGTGGAATTCGACGCCAGCCGCCGCGCCCTGGCCTACCTGAACCAGACCGGCCTGAGCGGCAGTCCCGAGGCGACCGGTGGCGCCCGCAGCGTCCTGACCGCCGCCGCCCTGACCTACGTCGCGGGCTTCGCCATGGCCCTGGCGCAGTTCCTGAACATCTTCAGCATCGCCCGTAACAGCGACTGA
- a CDS encoding class-III pyridoxal-phosphate-dependent aminotransferase — MSALPPGFISTRDVLDERLSGADVRRLELKYGNEELLYGLDVLGLAGPFSRVTPWELEDERGVRRINASGYAATPFGEMPPAITEFMHEFLRKNRAMGLPQQSTGPWRAALQANLVALISRELPSHADSQVFFCSSGTEAIEGALKFAKAWRPKAKYQISFASGYHGKTLGSLSLTPNPEYQDIFRPLIPGALTSPYGDLDALTRLIRRVGADNVTCVVVEPIQGEGGVNIPPAGFLRGVGELCRRHGIPVIADEIQTGLGRTGHWFESAAQGLDADIITLAKPLGGGMTAVGATIVRAPIYKKMLGGLSSKRHSNTFGGGALAMAVGLKSLEYLIENDLPARSAALGAEGLARLQAVQKRFPNLLEAVRGQGMLFALQFRPMVGVPLPGALKELVFEATAILALRELHQGGVMANLSLSSKRTVRLTPALDMPHDVFTTMFDRVEAFAQTHPGARHLLTSTPPQVTARLAAFAASKPKKRTPSDG, encoded by the coding sequence ATGAGTGCCCTGCCCCCCGGTTTCATCTCGACCCGTGACGTGCTCGACGAGCGCCTGAGCGGCGCGGACGTCCGCCGCCTGGAACTGAAGTACGGCAACGAGGAACTCCTGTACGGCCTGGACGTGCTGGGCCTCGCCGGGCCGTTCTCCCGCGTGACCCCCTGGGAACTGGAAGACGAACGCGGCGTGCGCCGCATCAACGCCAGCGGGTACGCCGCTACGCCCTTCGGCGAGATGCCGCCCGCCATCACGGAGTTCATGCACGAGTTCCTGCGGAAGAACCGCGCGATGGGCCTGCCGCAGCAGTCCACCGGTCCGTGGCGCGCCGCCCTGCAGGCGAACCTCGTGGCGCTGATCTCGCGGGAACTGCCCAGCCACGCGGACAGTCAGGTGTTCTTCTGCTCCAGCGGCACCGAGGCCATCGAGGGCGCCCTGAAGTTCGCCAAGGCGTGGCGTCCGAAGGCGAAGTACCAGATCTCGTTCGCCAGCGGGTACCACGGCAAGACGCTCGGCAGCCTGAGCCTCACGCCGAACCCCGAGTACCAGGACATCTTCCGCCCGCTGATTCCCGGCGCGCTGACCAGCCCGTACGGGGACCTGGACGCCCTGACGCGCCTGATCCGCCGGGTCGGCGCGGACAACGTGACGTGCGTGGTCGTGGAACCCATTCAGGGCGAGGGCGGCGTGAATATCCCCCCCGCCGGGTTCCTGCGCGGCGTCGGCGAACTGTGCCGCAGGCACGGCATTCCCGTCATCGCGGACGAGATCCAGACCGGGCTGGGCCGCACCGGGCACTGGTTCGAATCCGCCGCGCAGGGGCTGGATGCCGACATCATCACCCTGGCCAAGCCTCTAGGCGGCGGCATGACGGCCGTGGGCGCCACCATCGTCCGCGCGCCCATCTACAAGAAGATGCTGGGCGGCCTGAGCAGCAAACGCCACAGCAACACCTTCGGCGGCGGTGCGCTCGCCATGGCGGTCGGCCTGAAAAGCCTGGAGTACCTGATTGAGAACGACCTCCCGGCCCGCAGCGCCGCGCTGGGCGCCGAGGGCCTCGCGCGGCTCCAGGCGGTCCAGAAGCGCTTCCCTAACCTGCTGGAGGCCGTGCGCGGCCAGGGGATGCTGTTCGCCCTGCAGTTCCGCCCAATGGTGGGCGTGCCGCTGCCCGGCGCGCTGAAGGAACTCGTGTTTGAGGCGACCGCGATCCTCGCGCTGCGCGAACTGCACCAGGGGGGCGTCATGGCGAACCTGTCCCTGAGCAGCAAGCGCACCGTGCGCCTGACGCCCGCGCTCGACATGCCGCACGACGTGTTCACCACCATGTTCGACCGGGTGGAGGCCTTCGCGCAGACGCACCCCGGCGCCCGCCACCTGCTCACGAGCACGCCCCCGCAGGTCACCGCGCGCCTCGCGGCGTTCGCGGCCAGCAAACCCAAGAAACGCACCCCCAGCGACGGCTGA
- a CDS encoding stage V sporulation protein S → METLRVSGTSRPNAIAGAIAALLRSQGQVEIQAIGPAAVNQAVKALAIARGYLVGDRLDLYTQPEFVKLDVHEEERTAVRFFVQGIPAPTAPQG, encoded by the coding sequence TTGGAAACCCTGCGCGTGTCCGGCACCTCCCGTCCCAATGCTATCGCCGGTGCTATTGCTGCCCTTCTGCGTTCTCAGGGGCAGGTGGAAATTCAGGCGATCGGTCCGGCGGCCGTCAATCAGGCGGTCAAGGCCCTCGCCATCGCTCGCGGGTACTTGGTGGGAGACCGCCTGGATCTGTACACCCAGCCGGAATTCGTGAAACTCGACGTTCACGAGGAGGAACGCACCGCCGTCCGGTTCTTCGTTCAGGGCATCCCGGCCCCCACAGCCCCGCAGGGCTGA
- a CDS encoding Rrf2 family transcriptional regulator: MRLSATDVYAFQALGFLGSQALDRWVSSEEISEATGVHRPYLVRILAALTAKGVVKSKKGIGGGYALARKPGLISLCEVVRAIDGPVAPLSCISLNWHDPCVEEARCHARNTIYTRMRDAMLGVLQEFSVQDLVLDAQQGVSYGNCLGHLLKPNA, encoded by the coding sequence ATGCGGCTTTCCGCCACCGACGTGTACGCCTTCCAGGCCCTGGGCTTCCTGGGGTCGCAGGCCCTCGACCGCTGGGTCTCTAGCGAGGAGATCAGCGAGGCGACCGGCGTGCACCGCCCGTACCTCGTGCGCATCCTGGCCGCCCTGACCGCCAAGGGCGTCGTGAAAAGTAAAAAGGGCATCGGCGGCGGGTACGCCCTGGCCCGCAAGCCGGGACTCATAAGCCTCTGTGAGGTGGTGCGTGCCATCGACGGTCCGGTCGCGCCGCTGTCGTGCATCAGCCTGAACTGGCACGACCCCTGCGTGGAGGAGGCCCGCTGCCACGCCCGCAACACCATCTACACCCGCATGCGCGACGCGATGCTGGGCGTCCTGCAGGAATTCAGCGTGCAGGACCTCGTGCTGGACGCGCAGCAGGGCGTCAGTTACGGCAACTGCCTGGGGCACCTGCTGAAACCGAACGCCTGA